The Sinorhizobium fredii genome contains the following window.
GACAACCGCGGTCACGGGGCGAGCAGCAAGCCTTATGACGCTTCCGTGTACCACCCGCACCAGATGGCCGGCGACGCGGCCGCGCTTCTGGCCCATCTCGGCATCCCAGAGGCGCATATCATGGGCTATTCGATGGGCGCGCGCATCTCCGCATTCCTGGCGTTGCATCACCCGCATCGCGTCCGCTCGCTGGTGTTCGGCGGCTTGGGAATAGGCATGGTGACCGGAGTGGGAGACTGGGACCCGATCGCCGACGCGCTGCTTGCGCCATCGCTCGAAGATGTGACGCATACACGCGGCCGAATGTTCCGCGCCTTTGCCGACCAGACGAAGAGCGACCGCCAGGCGCTTGCCGCCTGCATATCGACCTCGCGCGATCTGCTTTCCGCCGAGGATGTCGGGCGCATCGACGTGCCCGTTCTGGTCGGGGTCGGCACGAAGGACGACGTGGCGGGCTCCGCCCAGGAGCTTGCCGCCCTGATGCCGCATGCCATGGCCGTGGACATTCCGGGCCGCGACCATATGCTGGCCGTTGGCGACCGCGTCTTCAAGAAGGCGGTCCTGGAGTTTCTCGCCGAGCTCGGCCGCGCCTAGTCAAAGATGACCGCCGATCGAAACGTGCGGGGCCATTTATGTTGGTCGGGAATTGCCCTATATATGTCGCAGCGCAAGCCGGCAGATTGACCCAGGAAGGAGCGCGACCATGGTCGCCAAGAGCGAACTTCGCCATACGGAACCGCTGAAGGCAGTCGACCCCATCTGGGACAGTCTGCGCGAAGAAGCGCGCCTCGCCGCCGAGCGGGATCCGATGCTTGCGGCCTTTCTCTATTCGACTGTGGTCAACCAGCATTCGCTGGAAGAGAGCGTGATCTACCGGATCTGCGAACGGCTTGATCACCCCGACCTGCAGGCAAACCTTCTTCACCAGACCTTTCTGGAGATGCTCGAGGACTGGCCTGAATGGAGCGCGATCCTGCGGGTCGACATCCAGGCGGTCTACGACCGCGATCCGGCCTGCACGCGGTTCCTCGAGCCCGTGCTCTATTTCAAGGGCTTCCATGCCATCCAGACGCACCGGCTGGCCCACTGGCTGTGGGACCGCGGGCGGAAGGATTTTGCGCTCTATCTCCAGAGCCGCTCCTCGAGTGTGTTCCAGACCGATATCAATCCGGCCGCACGCGTCGGGCGCGGCATCTTCCTCGACCACGCGACGGGGCTTGTCGTCGGCGAAACGGCGGTGATTGGCGACAATGTGTCGATCCTGCATGGCGTCACCCTTGGCGGCACCGGCAAGGAGGGCAGCGACCGTCACCCGAAGATCGGCGACGGCGTGCTGATCGGCGCCGGCGCGAAGATCCTCGGCAATATCCATATCGGCCATTGCTCGCGGGTGGCGGCCGGATCGGTCGTGCTGAAGGCGGTTCCGCCGAAGACGACGGTAGCGGGCGTTCCGGCCAGGGTCGTCGGCGAGGCCGGATGCTCCGAACCCTCGCGGCAGATGGACCAGATCCTGGCGAGCTTCGATATCTGACGCGGAGGAAGGGCCGCGTTCATCGCCTTGTTCGCGGAAATGAAAAATCTGAGCGGCAATTCAACGCGTTACGGCTGTCGTTAATCATCTTCATGGGGGCTCGGCGCCGTGATGGGTTTACACCTGGCAACGCCGCATGCGAGAAGCGCGGCAAATCAATCGGCTACGGAGAATAGATTTGAAGCCCGAAGAAATCCGCAAGCTTGAGGCCTATTTCAAGCGCACCTTGAATCCGGCTATGGTCGTCAAGGCCCGTCCCAGGAAGGACGAATCCGCCGAGGTTTATCTTGGCGACGAATTTCTCGGAGTCATATTCCGCGACGACGAAGACGGCGAACTCTCCTATAATTTCTCGATGGCGATCCTCGACGTCGATCTCTGAGCTGGACGTCGCATGGCCGGTCGACGGCCGCGTGTCTCAAAGTGTGCCGGCCTGAGCAATCGGGCCGGTTTTTTCTTATAAGTCTTACTTTTAGATAATTTATCCGCATGTCGCCGGATCTTCATCAAGTCGTTGCAAGAATTGTGTTTTACTGCATCGCACACTGAACTTGACTTTTTGTGCAGTGCACCTAGACTGACGCTTGCCCACCGCCCACAAGGAGAAACTTGATGTTCAACTTCGACGATGCAAACAAGAAGAGCAAGGAAGCACTCGACGTGGCTGTAAAGAGCTACTCTGCGATGACCAAGGGCTTCCAGGCCATTGCAACCGAAGCAGCAGACTACTCGAAGAAGTCCTTCGAAGATGGCATTGCCCATCTTGAAAAGCTGTCGGGCGCCAAGAGCCTCGAGGCTGCCTTCGAACTGCAGACGAACTATCTGAAGTCGAGCTATGAATCTTTCGTCGCCGAAGCATCGAAGATCGGCGAGATGTATGCCGATCTCGCCAAGGACGCCTACAAGCCCTATGAGGCACCGGTCGCCAAGGCAACGGCATCCGTGAAGTCCGCAGCTGCCGCCGCCTGACGATTAGAATATCGCCATTGCCAAAAGGCCGGTCGCGGTTGCCGCGGCCGGCCTTGTCGTTCTTGGGGTATCGGGTTTCCGGGCTTACTTCGGTAGCTTGGCCAGAGATTCAACGTCGACTGTAGCGGCCGAAGAAAATTGATCAATCTTGTGCTTGGCCGTGCGAATATGATTGCAGTGCGTTGGTTCGGTCTTAAAATCCAAGAACGAACCATTAGATAAAGGCAAGCAGGCCGCAGCCACGTTGGTGGATTGCGGCCGTCAAGGGAATGAAACAGAATGATCGCCATGCCGGTCCGGATGCAGCAGGGAAGCGATGGAGACGGAGGCGGCCCCAGTCGTGGCACGTCCGTTATCACACGCACCAAGCCGAAGACCAAGAAGCCGAGTTTGTACCGCGTTCTGCTTTTGAATGACGATTACACGCCGATGGAGTTCGTCGTCCACATTCTGGAGCGTTTTTTTCAGAAGGACAGGGAACAAGCGACGATCATCATGCTTCATGTCCACAACCACGGCGTTGGAGAATGCGGCGTCTTTACCTACGAAGTCGCCGAAACCAAAGTGACGCAGGTGATGGATTTCGCCAGGCAGCATCAGCATCCCTTGCAATGCGTCATGGAAAAGAAATGAGGACCTAACGTGCCAACTTTTTCGCCCAGCCTCGAAAAGGCGCTGCATCAGGCACTGACTTTTGCCAACGAGCGCCATCATGAATATGCGACGCTCGAGCACCTGCTGCTGGCATTGATCGATGATGCCGATGCGGCGGCCGTGATGGGCGCGTGCAATGTAAATCTAGAAACACTTCGCAAGACCGTGACGGACTATGTCGACAACGAATTGTCCAATCTGATCACCGGCTACGATGAAGATTCCAAGCCCACCGCCGGCTTCCAGCGCGTCATCCAGCGGGCCGTCATTCATGTTCAATCCTCCGGCCGCGAAGAGGTGACGGGAGCCAATGTGCTCGTCGCGATCTTTGCCGAGCGCGAGAGCCATGCGGCCTATTTCCTGCAGGAGCAGGAGATGACCCGCTACGATGCGGTGAACTTCATCTCTCATGGCATCGGCAAGCGCCCCGGGAGCTCGGAATCGCGGCCGGTGCGCGGCGCCGAGGATCAGGATTCGGAACAGAAATCATCGCGCGAAAGCGAGGAGACCGGTCCGAAGAAGCAGCAGGATGCGCTGACGGCCTACTGCGTCAACCTGAACGAAAAGGCCAAGTCCGGAAAGATCGATCCGCTGATCGGCCGGCACGCCGAGGTGAACCGAACCATCCAAGTGCTCTGCCGCAGGTCCAAGAACAACCCGCTCTATGTCGGCGATCCCGGCGTCGGCAAGACGGCGATCGCCGAGGGGCTTGCCAAGCGCATCGTCGAGAAGCAGGTGCCGGAGGCGCTTCAGGACGCGACGATCTTTGCGCTCGACATGGGAACGCTGCTCGCCGGCACGCGCTATCGCGGCGATTTCGAAGAGCGCCTGAAGCAGGTCGTCAAGGAGCTCGAGGAATATCACGGCGCGGTCCTGTTCATCGACGAGATCCATACGGTGATCGGCGCGGGCGCGACATCGGGCGGTGCGATGGACGCATCGAACCTTTTGAAGCCGGCGCTCTCTTCCGGCTCGATCCGCTGCATCGGCTCGACCACCTACAAAGAGTACCGCCAGTTCTTCGAAAAGGATCGGGCGCTCGTCCGCCGTTTCCAGAAGATCGATGTCAACGAGCCGACGGTTGCCGACGCGATCGAGATCATGCGGGGGCTGAAGCCCTATTTCGAGGAGTATCACCACCTCAAATATTCGAACGAGGCGATCAGGGCGGCGGTCGAGCTTTCGGCCCGCTACATCAATGACCGCAAGCTGCCCGACAAGGCGATCGACGTGATCGACGAATCGGGTGCGGCCCAAATGCTGCTGCCAGTCAGCAAACGCCGCAAGCTGATCACCGAAAGGGAAATCGAGGCGACAGTGGCCACTATGGCGCGCATCCCGCCGAAGTCGGTTTCGAAGGACGACGAAGCCGTTCTCGCCAATCTTGAGAAGGAACTTCGTTCCGTCGTCTACGGCCAGGATCTGGCGATCGAGGCGCTCGCCTCGTCGATCAAGCTCGCCCGGGCCGGCCTGCGCGAACCGAACAAGCCGATCGGCTGCTATGTGTTCTCCGGTCCGACCGGCGTCGGCAAGACGGAAGTGGCGAAACAGTTGGCGACGTCGCTCGGCGTCGAGCTGCTGCGCTTCGATATGTCGGAATACATGGAGCGGCACACGGTTTCGCGCCTGCTCGGCGCACCTCCCGGCTATGTCGGTTTCGACCAGGGCGGCCTGCTGACCGACGGCGTCGACCAGCATCCGCACTGCGTGCTGCTGCTCGACGAGATCGAAAAGGCGCATCCGGATCTCTTCAACATCCTGCTGCAGGTGATGGATCACGGCTCGCTGACGGACCATAACGGCAAGAAGATCGACTTCCGCAACGTCATCCTGATCATGACGACCAACGCGGGCGCCTCCGACATGGCGCGCCCGGCGATCGGCTTCGGCTCATCGAAGCGCGAGGGCGAGGACATCGAGGCGCTGAACCGCCTGTTCACACCGGAGTTCCGCAACCGCCTGGATGCGGTCATTCCGTTCAACTCTCTGCCGACGCCTGTCATTCACCAGGTCGTGCAGAAATTCGTCATGCAACTCGAGACGCAGTTGGCCGAGCGCAACGTCACCTTCGACCTCGCGCCGGAGGCGATAGCCTGGCTCGCGGACAAGGGCTACGACGAAAAGATGGGCGCGCGGCCGCTGGCACGCGTCATTCAGGAAAACATCAAGAAGCCGCTCGCCGACGAAATCCTCTTCGGCAAGCTCAAGAAGGGCGGCGTCGTCAAGGTGACGATCGGCATGAAGGAAGACGGCACCAAGGGGCTGATCCTCGATGCCGTGCCGGAGACGGCACCGATCAAGCCGAAGGCGGAAGTGTCGCGGCCCGGTAAGAACGCCAAGCCGAAGAAGTCGGAAGAGAAGGAAACCGTCGCCGCCGAGGCAGCTCCGAAGTCGAAGCCGAAGAAGGCCGCCAAAGCCGCTTCGGATGCGGCTCCGCTGAAGGGGAGAACGGTTCCCAAGGTTCCGCGTAAGAAATAGCGCCATCGCCATTTTCGCCTGACGGTGCCGGGTGGTTCACCCGGCACCGTCTTGTTGAGGGGCGATCTCATTCCGCGTGATTCAATGGATGATATCGAAGACGAACGGTCGGCGCTGGCCTGGTTTCTGACCGGGGCTCGGGGGATTTTCAGTCTACCGGCGATCATACTTATGCTCTCCTTCGTCGGCTTCTGCTCCCTGACCGCTCAGGCAGGCATCCCGCCGGAGCAGGTCGTCTTCATGACCGGCATCGTCTGGGCTCTGCCGGCGAAGGTCATTCTCGTCAGCTCGATCATGAGCGGCGCGAGCCTCGCGGCGGCGTTCCTGGCGGTCACACTCTCGTCGGTCCGCCTGATGCCGATGGTTGCGGCGCTAGTCCCCGAACTACGTGGCTCCAGAACGCCGACTTGGCTGCTTCTCATTCTGTCGCACTTTATCGCCATTACCGCGTGGGTCTTTGCGATGGAGCGTGTGCCAAAGGTTCCGCGCGAGCATCGCGTCGCCTTCTTCGCCGGCTTCGGGATGACGCTCGTCGCGGCAAACATGGTGCTGGTTGGCGTCGTCTATCACCTTGTCGCCGAGTTTCCGCCGGTGGTGGCAGGCTGCCTTTTCTTTCTGACGCCGGTCTATTTCCTTGCCTCGATCTGGCATTCGGCCCGCCACCCGGTTATCTACGTGGCGCTTGCGGTGGGTCTCGTTGCAGGTCCGCTGTTCTACTGGATCGCACCGGAGTTCGACGTTCTGTTGGCGGGCGTCGGCGGCGGCACGCTCGCCTGGGGCGCGGAGCGTCTCTGGCGTTCCAGGCGGGAGGCGCGCCCGTGACCTGGACGGACGGATGGTGGGCTTATGCCTTCATAGCGATAGCCGGGTGGCTGGCGACCGACCTGTGGCGCTGGCTGGGCGTGCTTGCAGGCAAGCGACTTCGCGATGATTCGGAGGCTTTGAACTGGGTGAGGGCGGTCGCGACCGCCCTGGTTGCCGCAGTGATCGCCAAGCTTATCCTTTACCCGACTGGAGTGCTGGCGCAGTCGCCGCTTTGGCTGCGGGTCGGCGCCGTCTTGGTCGGCACCGTCGCCTTCTTTGTTGCCAGGCAAAAGCCGGCAGTTGGCATCGCGACCGCGATTCTGACGCTCGCCGGCGGCTTATGGTGGCTGGGTTTCTGACAGGGGGGCCTACAGCGCCCGGCGAATCTTCTCCGCATTCGCCGCCAGCACGTCGCCATCCTCCATCTTACCGGAATGCGGCTTCAGCGGAGTGCCCTCGCGGCGCGGGATAACGTGGAAATGCAGGTGGAAGACGGACTGGCCGGCCGGCGCCTCGTTGAACTGCATGATCGTCACGCCGTCGGCGCCGAAAGCTTCCTTGACGGCGATCGCGACCTTCTGGACCGTGGCGATCAGCGCCGGCAGGGTGGCAACGTCGGCGTCGAGGATGTTGCGCGACGGCGCCTTAGGCAGAACGAGCACGTGCCCCTCCGCCTGCGGCGTGACATCCATGAACGCCACCGTAGCCTCGTCCTCATAGACCCGGTGTGAGGGAATTTCGCCGCGCAATATCTTGGCGAAGATGTTGTTGGTGTCATAGCCGCTCATGTCGTTTCCTCTTGCTGGTTCGCAGCGGCAAGTCCCGCTGCCTATCAATCCTGTTGGCGCTCACCCTTGCGGAAGGGCCCGTGCTCCGCAAGGAATTCGCCAGTCTCCTCCACATCGCGGCGCTCCTGCTCCAGGTAGTCGGCGACGGCTCTTGCCAGGCCCGGATGGGTGATGAAATGGGCTGAATGGGTCGTCACCGGCATGTAGCCGCGCGCCAGCTTGTGCTCGCCTTGCGCGCCCGCTTCGACACGCCGCAATCCCTTTTCAATCGCGAAGTCGATCGCCTGGTGGTAGCAGACCTCGAAATGCAGGAAGGGATGGTCCTCGATGCAGCCCCAATGCCGGCCGTAGAGCGCATCTCCGCCGATGAAATTGATCGCCCCGGCGATATACCGGCCGCCGCGCTTGGCCATGACCAGCAGAATGTCGTCGGCCATCCGCTCGCCGATCAGCGAATAGAAGGCGCGAGTGAGGTATGGCCGGCCCCACTTGCGCCCGCCGGTATCCATATAAAAGGCGAAGAACTGGTCCCATATCGCTTCGGTGAGGTCGCTGCCGGTCAGCCACTCGATGGTGATCCCGTTCTCGACTGCGGCGCGACGCTCCCGTTTCAGCGCCTTGCGTTTTCGCGACGCGAGCGTTGCAAGGAAATCGTTGTGCGAGCCGTAGCCTTCATTGATGAAGTGGAACTGCTGGTCGGTTCGGTGCAGAAATCCGGAGCGCTCGAAGATCGGCATCTCCTCGGGCAGCACGAAGGTGACGTGGGCGGAGGAGACGCCGTGTCGGCGCGAAAGCTCTTTGAGGCCGGCGGCAAGCGCTTCCCGCACCGGTTTTAGATCGCCGCCCGCGGCACTGAGCAGGCGCGGCCCGGTCACCGGCGTGAACGGTATGGAACATTGCAGCTTCGGATAATAGCGGCCGCCGGCGCGCTCGAAGGCGTTCGCCCATCCATGATCGAAGACGTATTCTCCCTGGCTGTGGTTCTTCAGGTAGCAGACGAGCGCGCCGCGCAACGAGCCGTCCGCATCCTCGAGCAGCAGGTGCTGACCGAGCCAGCCCGTCTCCGTCGTCGCCGAACCGGACTCCTCGAGCGCCGAGAGATAGGCATGCGATAGGAAGGGGTTATAGGGCATGCCGGGAGAGGTCTTCGAAGCGCCGGTAAGCCTGTCCCAGCTCGCCGGTGGTATCGAAGTGAACGAATGCTCTATGCGGATGTTGATCGCGTCTGACATGCGCCTAGGAAATCATGGTCTCCCTTGGATCGAAACCCTCGAACGTCATCTGATCGGCATGGGCGAAGCTGTGCTCCTGCGCCCGGCCATCGCGCACCGTCCAGGTGATGACGGTGCGGCCCATGGCGCGCTCCTTGGTTATGAAGGGATTCGGCAGGTCCCCGTAGAAATAGGAAATGAAGTCCAGCCCGAGCTGCATGGCTTCCTCGTGCACGAAGAATTTCTCGGGATTGGCGCCATCGGCGGTGAGACCGAGCGGATAGGGGGCGTCTAGCGCCTTCAGGTCCTTGAGCAGCCAATGGTCGAAGCTCATCAGAGCGACTGGCCCTGCGTAGTCCTCGAGCGTGTCGAGCACGGCCGCCGCGAACCCCTCGTCGTCGTCCTTGCGGCCCTTGAGTTCAAGCACGAGAGGAACCCGCCCGTCGACGAGACGAAGCATCTGCTTGAGCGTCGGAATCCTGTCCTTCGTGCCGCCGATCGACAATAGGCCGAGTTCGCCGGCGGTCTTCGCCCGAACGTCTCCCCTGATGCCGCAGAGGCGCTGCAGATCGTGGTCGTGGAAGACGACCGGAACGCTATCGGCGGTAAACTGCAGATCGCATTCGATCGCAAAGCCCGCCTCCGCAGCGCGGGAAAAGGCCGAAAGCGTGTTTTCCCAGACCTCTCGATTCATGTCGTGATAGCCGCGGTGGGCGATCGGCTGGGCTTTAAGCCAGGAAATATCCTTCATGAAGCGACCCGGTCAGGCGATTTCGAGGATGGCGTCGATTTCGACGGCCGCGTTGAAGGGCAGGGACGCCATGCCGACGGCGGCGCGCGCATGCTTGCCGGCTTCGCCGAGCACGTTGGCAAGGAGGTTCGACGCGCCATTAATGACGAGATGTTGTTCGGTGAATTCGGGAACCGAGGCGACGAAGCCATTGATCTTCACGAGGCGGCGGATGCGTCCGAGGTCGCCGCCGAGCGCCGCTTTGGCCTGGGCCAGAATGTTGATCGCGCAGAGTTCGGCGGCACGCTGCGCCGCGGCGACGTCGACATCCTTGCCGACATGGCCGGTGATCGCGACCTTTCCGCTTTCCATCGGCAGTTGGCCGGAGATGTAGAGCGTCGAGCCGGTGATGACGTAAGGCACGTAGTTGGCGACCGGCGCAACCGCCTCCGGAATGACGATACCAAGTTCGTTGAGACGCGTTTCAATCTCTGCGGACATGGAGGGCTCCCTTGTTGTCTTTTGTGTTAAAATCCTGCATGCGAAGCAGGGATCGCGACAGGCACGGACCGGATCTGCCTCGCTTCTGCCGAATGTTTGTTTATCCCATTGCCGGCGAGTCCAACAGGAGGAAACGGATGTTTCGTAAAGGCTTTGGTCTTCTCGCTCTGGGGAGCGTCTGCCTCGCCGCCGTGACCGTCGCTGGCGGTACCTATGCGGCCGCATTGACGCCGCACCGCGCCGTCTACGATCTCGAACTGAAGAATGCCTCCGATCGCTCCGGCATCACCGGCATGTATGGACGCATGGTCTATGAGTTCAATGGGTCGGCTTGCGAGGGATATACAGTGAGCTTCCGCTTCGTCACCCAGGTCGATACCGGCGAGGAAGTTCGCCTGACCGACCAGCAGACCACCACCTACGAGGACTTGAAGAACAGGAGCTTTCGCTTTCTCACCCGCTCCTTCACCGACGAGAAGCTGGACAAGGAAGTGCGCGGCAACGCTCACGACGACAAGTCCGGCGTCAAGGTGGAACTGACGGCGCCTGACAAACGCGAGGTAGCGCTCGCCCAAAGCCGCTTCCCGACCGAGCATATGCTGGAGGTGATCGAGCGGGCCAAGCGCGGCGAGGGCCTTTTCGAATCCCGCATCTTCGACGGGTCCGATTCGGGTGACAAGACGCTGATCACCTCGACCTTCGTCGGCAAGCCGCGCAAGCCCGCCCCCGACGATGCGGACGCCGGCAAGGCGGGCAAGCTCGCCGGTGAAAGCTATTGGCCGGTGACGATCTCCTATTTCAACGACGAGGCGAGCGGCGACGCTTTGCCAATCTACCGCATGTCCTTCAAGCTCTACGAGAATGGCGTCACCCGCGACCTGACGATGGACTATGGTGACTTCGTGCTCAGCGGCAAGCTTGCCGATCTCGAAGTCTTCAACGCGGAAGAGTGCAAGTAGCGGCCATCGCCGGAGCTGTGCAGAGCAGTCGCGGCAAAAAACTGACTTGCTGACTTGATTTATCGGGCAGTTGCAGCTAAGGGGCTGCCCATTCCACACGTGAGGCATGGGATTTTCCGGGAGAAATCCGGATTGTTCCGCCGGTGGGCGCATCTAGATGCGTTCGACGCCTTGCGGAGGTTCAACCGGAAAAGGAGAAAAAGGCATGGCATTGCCTGACTTTACCATGCGCCAGCTTCTCGAAGCAGGCGTGCACTTCGGCCACCAGACGCACCGCTGGAACCCGAAGATGAAGCCGTACATCTTCGGCGATCGTAACAACGTTCACATCATCGACCTCGCCCAGACCGTTCCGATGCTGTCGCGCGCCCTGCAGGTCGTCAGCGACACCGTTGCCAATGGCGGACGCGTGCTCTTCGTCGGCACCAAGCGCCAGGCCTCCGAGATCATCGCCGACGCTGCCAAGCGCTCCGCCCAGTATTACGTCAATGCTCGCTGGCTCGGCGGCATGATGACCAACTGGAAGACGATCTCGAACTCGATCCAGCGCCTGCGCAAGCTCGACGAAATCCTCGCTTCCGAAGCTTCCGGCTTCACCAAGAAGGAGCGTCTGAACCTCGAGCGTGAGCGCGAGAAGCTGAACCGGGCGCTTGGCGGTATCCGCGACATGGGCGGCACGCCGGACCTGATGTTCATCATCGACACCAACAAGGAATCGATTGCGATCGAAGAAGCCAAGCGCCTTGGTATTCCGGTCGTCGCCGTCATCGACTCCAACTGCGATCCGGACCAGATCGACTACCCGATCCCGGGCAACGATGACGCATCGCGCGCGGTCGCTCTCTATTGCGATCTCATCGCCCGTGCTGCCATCGACGGCATTGCCCGTCAGCAGGGCGCTGCCGGCCGTGACCTCGGCGCAGCCGAAGAGGCACCGGTCGAGCCGGCTCTCGACGAATCGTCCGAAGCCTGATCTGGCCCACGGCAGCCGATACGTGGCTGCCGTACCCATGAAATATCGGGACGAGGCCGTTTGTGATGAAAATCTGAACGGCCTTGTTCTTTTTCAGCGAGGAATGGTGCGGTCGGGCAGACGTTTTTGCCCGCGCAAGCATCGCGACGGCAGCGTCATAACGATGTCACACTGAAAGGCCATTCCCTGCCAAACCCACTGGCACGGCGCCACCCGCGATTGGCGCGCCAGCGAAACAGACAAAGAGGCAAGAAGATGACTGTTACTGCCGCAATGGTGAAGGATCTGCGCGAAAAGACCGGCGCAGGCATGATGGATTGCAAGAAGGCGCTGGCCGAGACCAACGGCGACATGGAAGCCGCCATCGACTGGCTGCGCGCCAAGGGCATTGCCAAGGCCGACAAGAAGTCCGGCCGCACGGCTGCCGAAGGCCTCATCGGCATCGCCAGTGCCGGCAACACGGCCGTTGTCGTCGAAATCAACTCCGAGACCGACTTCGTGGCCCGCAACGACGCTTTCCAGGACCTCGTCCGCGGCGTCGCCAATGTCGCGCTGGGTACCGAAGGCACTGTTGAGGCTGTCGCCAGGGCGGCCTATCCGGCAACCGGCAAGTCCGTCGAGGATACGATCAAGGACGCCATCGCGACGATCGGCGAAAACATGACGCTGCGCCGTGCCGCCCTCCTCAAGGTTGAGGACGGCGTAGTTGCGACCTACATCCACAACGCCGCCGGCGACGGCATCGGCAAGCTCGGCGTGCTGGTTGCTCTGAAGTCGACCGGCGACAAGGAAGCGCTGAATGCGATCGGCCGTCAGGTTGCGATGCACGTCGCCGCGACCAACCCGCTTGCCGTTCGCCCGAGCGAGATCGACCCGGCCGTCGCCGAGCGTGAGCGCAACGTCTTCATCGAACAGTCGCGCGCTTCCGGCAAGCCGGACAACATCATCGAGAAGATGGTCGACGGCCGCATGCGCAAGTTCTTCGAGGAAGTTGCGCTCCTGTCGCAGGCTTTTGTCATGAACCCCGACCAGACGGTCGAGGCGGCGATCAAGGAAGCCGAGAAGACCGTCGGTGCGCCGATCGAAGTTGCCGGTATCGCAC
Protein-coding sequences here:
- a CDS encoding GNAT family N-acetyltransferase, which encodes MSDAINIRIEHSFTSIPPASWDRLTGASKTSPGMPYNPFLSHAYLSALEESGSATTETGWLGQHLLLEDADGSLRGALVCYLKNHSQGEYVFDHGWANAFERAGGRYYPKLQCSIPFTPVTGPRLLSAAGGDLKPVREALAAGLKELSRRHGVSSAHVTFVLPEEMPIFERSGFLHRTDQQFHFINEGYGSHNDFLATLASRKRKALKRERRAAVENGITIEWLTGSDLTEAIWDQFFAFYMDTGGRKWGRPYLTRAFYSLIGERMADDILLVMAKRGGRYIAGAINFIGGDALYGRHWGCIEDHPFLHFEVCYHQAIDFAIEKGLRRVEAGAQGEHKLARGYMPVTTHSAHFITHPGLARAVADYLEQERRDVEETGEFLAEHGPFRKGERQQD
- a CDS encoding DUF3126 family protein: MKPEEIRKLEAYFKRTLNPAMVVKARPRKDESAEVYLGDEFLGVIFRDDEDGELSYNFSMAILDVDL
- the clpA gene encoding ATP-dependent Clp protease ATP-binding subunit ClpA; this translates as MPTFSPSLEKALHQALTFANERHHEYATLEHLLLALIDDADAAAVMGACNVNLETLRKTVTDYVDNELSNLITGYDEDSKPTAGFQRVIQRAVIHVQSSGREEVTGANVLVAIFAERESHAAYFLQEQEMTRYDAVNFISHGIGKRPGSSESRPVRGAEDQDSEQKSSRESEETGPKKQQDALTAYCVNLNEKAKSGKIDPLIGRHAEVNRTIQVLCRRSKNNPLYVGDPGVGKTAIAEGLAKRIVEKQVPEALQDATIFALDMGTLLAGTRYRGDFEERLKQVVKELEEYHGAVLFIDEIHTVIGAGATSGGAMDASNLLKPALSSGSIRCIGSTTYKEYRQFFEKDRALVRRFQKIDVNEPTVADAIEIMRGLKPYFEEYHHLKYSNEAIRAAVELSARYINDRKLPDKAIDVIDESGAAQMLLPVSKRRKLITEREIEATVATMARIPPKSVSKDDEAVLANLEKELRSVVYGQDLAIEALASSIKLARAGLREPNKPIGCYVFSGPTGVGKTEVAKQLATSLGVELLRFDMSEYMERHTVSRLLGAPPGYVGFDQGGLLTDGVDQHPHCVLLLDEIEKAHPDLFNILLQVMDHGSLTDHNGKKIDFRNVILIMTTNAGASDMARPAIGFGSSKREGEDIEALNRLFTPEFRNRLDAVIPFNSLPTPVIHQVVQKFVMQLETQLAERNVTFDLAPEAIAWLADKGYDEKMGARPLARVIQENIKKPLADEILFGKLKKGGVVKVTIGMKEDGTKGLILDAVPETAPIKPKAEVSRPGKNAKPKKSEEKETVAAEAAPKSKPKKAAKAASDAAPLKGRTVPKVPRKK
- the cysE gene encoding serine O-acetyltransferase; the encoded protein is MVAKSELRHTEPLKAVDPIWDSLREEARLAAERDPMLAAFLYSTVVNQHSLEESVIYRICERLDHPDLQANLLHQTFLEMLEDWPEWSAILRVDIQAVYDRDPACTRFLEPVLYFKGFHAIQTHRLAHWLWDRGRKDFALYLQSRSSSVFQTDINPAARVGRGIFLDHATGLVVGETAVIGDNVSILHGVTLGGTGKEGSDRHPKIGDGVLIGAGAKILGNIHIGHCSRVAAGSVVLKAVPPKTTVAGVPARVVGEAGCSEPSRQMDQILASFDI
- a CDS encoding alpha/beta fold hydrolase; amino-acid sequence: MDLNPPPFSRFTHDGLEIAYFDEGDPSGDPVLLIHGFASSANVNWVYPGWLKTLGDAGYRVVALDNRGHGASSKPYDASVYHPHQMAGDAAALLAHLGIPEAHIMGYSMGARISAFLALHHPHRVRSLVFGGLGIGMVTGVGDWDPIADALLAPSLEDVTHTRGRMFRAFADQTKSDRQALAACISTSRDLLSAEDVGRIDVPVLVGVGTKDDVAGSAQELAALMPHAMAVDIPGRDHMLAVGDRVFKKAVLEFLAELGRA
- a CDS encoding AzlD domain-containing protein, with amino-acid sequence MTWTDGWWAYAFIAIAGWLATDLWRWLGVLAGKRLRDDSEALNWVRAVATALVAAVIAKLILYPTGVLAQSPLWLRVGAVLVGTVAFFVARQKPAVGIATAILTLAGGLWWLGF
- a CDS encoding phasin family protein, which produces MFNFDDANKKSKEALDVAVKSYSAMTKGFQAIATEAADYSKKSFEDGIAHLEKLSGAKSLEAAFELQTNYLKSSYESFVAEASKIGEMYADLAKDAYKPYEAPVAKATASVKSAAAAA
- a CDS encoding AzlC family ABC transporter permease translates to MDDIEDERSALAWFLTGARGIFSLPAIILMLSFVGFCSLTAQAGIPPEQVVFMTGIVWALPAKVILVSSIMSGASLAAAFLAVTLSSVRLMPMVAALVPELRGSRTPTWLLLILSHFIAITAWVFAMERVPKVPREHRVAFFAGFGMTLVAANMVLVGVVYHLVAEFPPVVAGCLFFLTPVYFLASIWHSARHPVIYVALAVGLVAGPLFYWIAPEFDVLLAGVGGGTLAWGAERLWRSRREARP
- a CDS encoding HIT family protein, giving the protein MSGYDTNNIFAKILRGEIPSHRVYEDEATVAFMDVTPQAEGHVLVLPKAPSRNILDADVATLPALIATVQKVAIAVKEAFGADGVTIMQFNEAPAGQSVFHLHFHVIPRREGTPLKPHSGKMEDGDVLAANAEKIRRAL
- the clpS gene encoding ATP-dependent Clp protease adapter ClpS; this encodes MIAMPVRMQQGSDGDGGGPSRGTSVITRTKPKTKKPSLYRVLLLNDDYTPMEFVVHILERFFQKDREQATIIMLHVHNHGVGECGVFTYEVAETKVTQVMDFARQHQHPLQCVMEKK